A single Triticum dicoccoides isolate Atlit2015 ecotype Zavitan chromosome 2A, WEW_v2.0, whole genome shotgun sequence DNA region contains:
- the LOC119352217 gene encoding protein ANTAGONIST OF LIKE HETEROCHROMATIN PROTEIN 1-like, producing MVAAAARRKRSLLAPRSPARPRPPPPQLTALLAQLATSVSLALRFASDRDLLLRPSQALALDPLLLAAARAVSRLLALLPLHLQTITLTSLSLSPPTPPPSLPSSWFLRLVSASPALPDSAWRDAFRMSRPAFYALLRSLALPDPASPAAASSSLALPADHKLGAALYRLAHAAPARAVARRFGLPSPAAAAQAFYEVCRAVADRLAALLDLAAPDRISRAVPGFCALSLPNCCGALGYARFGAAAVTAQALVDAEGRFLDVSVGWDPAEAPPEVLPRTKLYASQSLVLANAPHGELIGGSVPRYFLAPACCPLLPWLVTPYRDAGATDGASKERIFNNVHAQGARLVRSAFGRVRARWQLLEECWKGECQEALPYVVVAGCLLHNFLIKCGEPMPDAAAAPVDAGADAFADFEGENDKEGERIRDVLAVHLSLVSRTQ from the coding sequence AtggtcgccgccgccgcgcgccgcaagcgctccctcCTGGCGCCCCGGTCTCCTGCGCgtccgcgtccgccgccgcctcagcTGACGGCGCTGCTGGCGCAGCTGGCCACGTCGGTGTCCCTGGCGCTGCGCTTCGCGTCGGACCGCGACCTGCTGCTCCGCCCCTCCCAGGCGCTGGCGCTCGACCCGCTCCTGCTCGCCGCGGCGCGGGCCGTGTCGCGGCTCCTCGCGCTGCTCCCGCTCCACCTCCAGACCATCACGCTCACCTCGCTCTCGCTCTCCCCGCCGACCCCCCCGCCCTCGCTGCCCTCCTCCTGGTTCCTCCGCCTCGTCTCCGCCTCCCCCGCGCTCCCGGACTCCGCCTGGCGCGACGCCTTCCGCATGTCCCGCCCGGCCTTCTACGCGCTCCTCCGCTCCCTCGCGCTCCCGGAccccgccagccccgccgccgcctcctcctccctcgcgCTGCCGGCCGACCACAAGCTCGGCGCCGCGCTCTACCGCCTCGCGCACGCCGCGCCGGCCCGCGCCGTGGCGCGCCGCTTCGGCctcccgtcgcccgccgccgcggcGCAAGCCTTCTACGAGGTCTGCCGCGCCGTCGCTGACCGCCTCGCCGCCCTGCTCGACCTCGCCGCGCCCGACCGCATCTCCCGCGCCGTCCCGGGCTTCTGCGCGCTCTCCCTCCCCAACTGCTGCGGCGCGCTCGGCTACGCGCGCTTCGGGGCCGCCGCGGTCACCGCGCAGGCGCTGGTCGACGCCGAGGGCCGCTTCCTCGACGTCTCCGTCGGCTGGGACCCGGCCGAGGCGCCGCCGGAGGTCCTGCCGCGGACCAAGCTCTACGCCTCGCAGTCGCTCGTGCTCGCCAACGCGCCCCACGGCGAGCTCATCGGCGGCTCCGTGCCGCGCTACTTCCTGGCGCCCGCCTGCTGCCCGCTGCTCCCCTGGCTCGTCACGCCCTACAGGGACGCCGGCGCGACGGACGGCGCGTCCAAGGAGCGCATCTTCAACAACGTGCACGCGCAGGGGGCGCGGCTGGTGAGGAGCGCGTTCGGCCGCGTGCGCGCGCGGTGGCAGCTGCTGGAGGAGTGCTGGAAGGGCGAGTGCCAGGAGGCGCTGCCGTACGTCGTGGTCGCTGGCTGCCTGCTGCACAACTTTCTCATCAAGTGCGGCGAGCCcatgcccgacgcggcggcggctccggtggacgCCGGCGCCGACGCGTTTGCGGACTTCGAGGGGGAGAATGACAAGGAAGGGGAGAGGATCCGGGATGTTCTCGCTGTGCATTTGAGCTTGGTGAGCCGTACCCAGTGA